In Camarhynchus parvulus chromosome 28, STF_HiC, whole genome shotgun sequence, the following proteins share a genomic window:
- the SMIM24 gene encoding small integral membrane protein 24 has protein sequence MPKLLQPLSLLLVLASTAQGQTGSGPKVLQPWLIGLTVVVVFLFAVFVVLLVNRLWSLRKKRKENDHPETLETDRLERSGHVNPAAEDWAELRDDREQSKAAATSF, from the exons ATGCCGAAGCTCTTGCAGCCCCTGTCGCTCCTGCTCGTCCTCGCTTCCACCGCCCAGGGACAGACTGGTA GCGGCCCCAAGGTGCTGCAGCCGTGGCTCATTGGCCTCACGGTGGTCGTCGTCTTCCTCTTCGCTGTCTTCGTCGTGCTGCTCGTTAACCGGCTCTGGAGTCTCAGGAAGAAGAG GAAGGAGAACGACCACCCGGAGACCCTGGAGACTGACAG GCTGGAGCGCTCCGGCCACGTCAACCCGGCGGCTGAGgactgggcagagctgagggacgacagggagcagagcaaggCCGCGGCCACGTCCTTCTGA